In one Dermatophagoides farinae isolate YC_2012a chromosome 4, ASM2471394v1, whole genome shotgun sequence genomic region, the following are encoded:
- the LOC124490468 gene encoding uncharacterized protein LOC124490468: MMMAEVKTSSSAPSTPVVKSNTTNQQSSTGSSSNIKINIRSTMDNNRPPSARNNNNNDNTRSGSDGGNKMFSKMKSDSDLGSQQQQQQSSDNQQQQSQNKQQQQQNKKRKLNNNYHHNQDGDQSSLNYNGLPSSQPQMIGPRLTGQPIYEFPPQDSSTQTFTGRCRLFVANLPSTATEEALRKLFSEFGQTSEIFIGKGNQFAFIKMDTRINAENAKNALDGKPFEGRTLRVRLAAHAAAIKVTNIPPCVSNELLQYAFSTFGPIERAIVVADDRGRSLNEGIIEFARKSSAQAAIKKCQNECLLLTASPLPCIATSLESRDEEEGVPEKNILYQSDYRREREIGPRFSEQNTVENELAKKWKEFMQHESERRQAFETEMQQKRENFIVQMEYFRLEEETKRLREQLQRMESQIQHMNVERDTRQDYERQREEMRRHHENVLRQQEEQLMGGQQQHTPNDVNMLRRQESDLRQQVTTLHQMLERQEQSLRQMDPMGQHMDSQVYGQQQSQMMPGSNVGNGPSQPPQPVQPPPHPSQMSGANPMAGMIGPPPPPQHGPTNPYGHQHVNHHYGGIPPPHHQQQQQQPPPQHPQMSHHHLHPYGGVPPPPLPGHHPGGHPGQMQQPPSRQPVPIVPYNGVPPPQLYGPQPPSQQQQQQQQSGMNHGDGNDNGNYGKRNRRY; this comes from the exons atgatgatggccgaAGTGAAAACATCTTCATCAGCACCATCCACACCGGTGGTAAAGTCGAATACAAcgaatcaacaatcatccactggatcatcatcgaatattaaaattaataTCCGTTCAACAATGGATAATAATCGTCCACCATCTGCtcgaaataataacaataatgataatacaaGAAGTGGTAGTGATGGTGGtaataaaatgttttcaaaaatgaaatccgATTCTGATCTTggatcacaacaacaacaacagcaatcatcggataatcaacaacaacaatcacagaataaacaacaacaacaacagaataagAAAcgtaaattgaataataattatcatcataatcaagatggtgatcaatcatcattaaattataATGGTCTACCATCATCACAGCCACAAATGATTGGTCCTCGTTTAACTGGACAGCCAATTTATGAATTTCCACCACAGGATTCATCAACCCAAACATTTACAG gaAGATGTCGTTTATTCGTAGCCAATCTACCATCCACAGCAACAGAAGAAGCACTACGTAAATTATTCTCGGAATTTGGACAAACATCCGAAATATTCATTGGTAAAGGAAATCAATTTGCATTCATTAAGATGGATACACGTATTAATGCAGAGAATGCAAAAAATGCATTGGATGGTAAACCATTCGAAGGCCGTACATTACGTGTACGTCTTGCTGCTCATGCTGCTGCGATCAAAGTGACGAATATACCGCCATGTGtttcgaatgaattattacAATATGCATTTAGTACATTTGGTCCAATTGAACGTgccattgttgttgccgaTGATCGTGGCCGTTCATTAAATGAAGGTATTATTGAATTTGCCCGTAAATCATCAGCACAAGCAGcgataaaaaaatgtcaaaatgaaTGTCTATTATTGACGGCATCACCATTACCTTGTATTGCAACATCATTGGAATCACGTGACGAAGAAGAAGGTGtaccggaaaaaaatattctatatCAATCGGATTATCGTCGTGAACGTGAAATTGGTCCACGATTCTCCGAACAGAATACAGTGGAAAATGAATTAGcgaaaaaatggaaagaatTCATGCAACATGAATCCGAACGAAGACAAGCATTCGAAACAGAAATGCAACAGAAAcgtgaaaatttcattgtaCAAATGGAATATTTTCGTTTGGAAGAGGAAACCAAACGATTACGAGAACAATTACAACGAATGGAATCACAAATACAACATATGAATGTTGAACGTGATACACGGCAAGATTATGAACGACAACGTGAAGAAATGCGTCGACATCATGAAAATGTTCTTCGACAACAGGAAGAACAATTGATGGGtggtcaacaacagcatACACCAAATGATGTGAATATGCTACGACGACAGGAAAGTGATCTACGACAACAAGTAACCACATTACATCAGATGTTGGAACGTCAAGAGCAATCCTTACGTCAGATGGATCCGATGGGGCAACAT aTGGATTCTCAGGTctatggacaacaacaatctcaAATGATGCCCGGTAGTAATGTTGGTAATGGTCCATCACAACCTCCACAACCAGttcaaccaccaccacatcCATCGCAAATGAGTGGAGCCAATCCAATGGCCGGAATGATTGGACCGCCACCGCCACCACAACATGGTCCAACAAATCCTTATGGCCATCAACatgtaaatcatcattatggtggTATACCACCgccacatcatcaacaacagcagcagcaacctCCACCCCAACATCCACAAAtgagtcatcatcatcttcatcctTATGGTGGtgtaccaccaccacccctACCTGGTCATCATCCTGGTGGACATCCAGGACAAATGCAACAACCACCATCAAGACAACCGGTACCGATTGTGCCGTATAATGGTGTTCCACCACCACAGTTATATGGTCCACAACCACCAtctcagcaacaacaacaacaacaacaatctggAATGAATCATGGTGACggaaatgataatggtaactATGGAAAACGTAATCGACGATATTGA
- the LOC124490471 gene encoding uncharacterized protein LOC124490471 codes for MFNRLIRRFNAKKFGKKIKFNGHWASSIIKVKKNRKKTTTKMSQTQRNRIFPNHHNGGVVGDRNHPYRTWYHNSMDSLTLDDTNNQTIKQKSIQKYGNFNSLFRSSQSTVDFQYFHDYLWQLESLARMIGFNLFEREFLPKDGGQLKTIEECIDRPNMRINGDSKRFSIIFWRLLLTVLLINQIFCIGWIIYCDEKIDDEHEQLISLYVGDILIAFGTHVDLLSLHLFGFCWVLNATFCYFWITRKRNQMRKWLIKFDGLYTETSYYVNKDIEPEFRQRMKSALWWAKLFIKISLIGTVVIIVSLSFISFKTDIGYRLFTNDNHGQIAIIIHFIWFIFTLIIGCLTMIINWTALGHHFIICHAIHIRYDEIKRDLEYAVLSDRSVHTKPEQLSGLIIKHYNVGEMVKHANKHLKFYLFIFYMIFAPHICFVSYQIIFSTKYTPQGRLLLAAIMMVGDLFQVYYVSVLSAQITTKAHEPYYAMHGVNKFDNLPESVQLQSTLFMQRISNTTTGLTILDSFVLTSGLISSMLTAIITYFSVILESS; via the exons atgTTCAACCGTCTAATAAGAAGATTTAATGCCAAAAAATTTGGCAAGAAAATAAAGTTCAATGGACATTGGGCATCCAGTATtataaaagtgaaaaaaaatcgaaaaaaaaccaccacaAAAATGTCACAAACACAACGGAATCGAATAtttccaaatcatcataatggtggtgttgttggtgatcGTAATCATCCATATCGAACATGGTATCATAATTCAATGGATTCACTTACGTTAGACGAtacaaataatcaaacaatcaaacagaAATCGATACaaaaatatggaaatttcaattcattatttcgTAGTTCACAATCCACAgttgattttcaatattttcatgattATCTTTGGCAATTGGAATCATTGGCACGAATGATTGGATTCAATCTTTTCGAACGTGAATTTCTACCAAAAGATGGTGGTCAATTAAAAACCATTGAAGAATGTATTGATCGTCCAAATATGCGTATCAATGGTGATTCAAAACGATTCTCTATCATTTTCTGGCGTTTATTATTGACCGTGCTGTTAATCAATCAGATTTTCTGTATTGGTTGGATAATTtattgtgatgaaaaaattgatgatgaacatgagCAATTGATTAGTTTGTATGTGGGTGATATACTCATAGCATTCGGTACACATGTAGATCTTTTATCATTACATTTATTCGGATTTTGCTGGGTATTGAATGCAACTTTTTGCTACTTTTGGATCACACG aaaacGTAATCAAATGCGTAAATGGCTCATCAAGTTTGATGGTTTATACACGGAAACATCTTATTATGTGAATAAAGATATTGAACCAGAATTTCGACAACGAATGAAATCGGCATTATGGTGGgcaaaattattcatcaaaatatccTTGATTGGTACAGTTGTAATAATTGTTAGtttgtcattcatttcatttaaaactGACATCGGTTATCGTTTATTCaccaatgataatcatggtCAAATAGCTATTATAATACATTTTATATGGTTTATATTCACACTCATAATTGGATGTTtaacgatgataatcaattggaCAGCATTAggtcatcattttataatcTGTCATGCAATACATATTCgttatgatgaaattaaacGTGATCTAGAATATGCTGTATTGAGTGATCGTTCTGTTCATACGAAACCTGAACAGCTAAGCGGTCTAATTATAAAACATTATAATGTCGGTGAAATGGTTAAACATGCAAACAAACATCTTAAATTTTATCTATTCATATTCTATATGATATTTGCACCACATATTTGTTTCGTATCTTATCAgataatattttcaacaaaatatacTCCTCAAggaagattattattagctgcaataatgatggttgGTGATCTATTCCAGGTCTATTATGTTTCAGTATTATCGGCACAGATCACTACGAAAGCACATGAACCATATTATGCAATGCATGGTGTtaataaatttgataatttaccAGAAAGCGTTCAATTACaatcaacattattcatGCAACGTATATCGAATACAACGACCGGTTTAACAATATTGGATTCATTCGTATTAACCAGTGGTCTTATATCAAGT ATGTTAACGGCAATAATTACCTATTTTTCGGTCATTCTTGAAAGTTCATAA